The genomic region CAAGCGGCCGGACAGCCCGGTGCCCCGCGCTTCGGGCCGGTGCTCGACGGCAGTTTTCTCCCCCAAAGCCCGGCTGCCGTTTTCGCCGCCGGAAGTCAGGCCCGGGTGCCGCTGCTGGTGGGCTGGAACTCCCAGGAAGTCACCTACCATTCCCTGCTGGGTACCGATCCGCCCACGGTAGCCAGCTTTCAGCGGGCCGTGCAGCGCCTGTATGGCCCGCAGGCCGCCGAAATATTCCGCCTATACCCCGCCACCACCGATGCCGAAGCCGAGCAGGCGGCTACCGACCTGGCCTGTGACCGGTTCACCGTGTACAGCACCTGGAAGTGGGCCGACTTACACGGGCAGACCAGTAGCCAGCCGGTGTACCGCTACATCTTCGCCCGGCCCCGGCCGGCATTGGTGGCCGAGCTGAGCGACGTGACGCCTGGCCTAGCGGGTGGGCTGCTAAAAAATACGGTAGCCCCAAAGCCGGCCCTTTCACCCGCGCGTGGGGCCGTGCACGCGGCCGAAATTGAGTACGCCCTGGGCAATCTGGCGACAAATAAGGCATTTGCCTGGGAAAAAGCCGATTACCAGGTCTCAGAGCAGTTTCAGGCCTATTTAGTCAATTTCATCAAAACCGGTAACCCCAACGGCCCTCGCCTCCCGGCCTGGCCCGCCGCCAATTCTCCCAGGCAAGGTGGGCAGGTGCTGCGCCTGGACGTGCGTCCCCGCGCTGAGCCCGAGCCTCATCGGGAGCGGTACCTGTTCCTGGATCAGGTAAATCGATAAGCAAGCAACCTCGAGACATTCAACTACATGCAAGACCCATTAACCTCCAAAGAACAGCTTTTCTCTCAAGTTGAGCAGCAACTTAGCCAACAAGGGTTCATTATTGAGCGACAGGACTACACGCGGCCCTGGGGTGGCTTCTTTGTCATCGACGAAAGTCAGGCTCAGCAGTTCGCCGATACTTACTTTGATGGCCTGGCCGCGGACTCGCTGCGTATTGCCGGGAAGCTAAGCCCCAAAATTCTCGTCGTGGCACCGCACCAGCGCCTTTCGTGGCAGTATCACCACCGGCGGGCCGAAATCTGGCGCGTGGTGCAAGGGCCGGTAGGTGTGGTAACCAGCCCTACCGATGAGGAAGGCCCGCTGAACAGCTACTCAGTTGGGGAGCAGATTATTCTGAGCCAGGGCGAGCGGCACCGCCTCGTGGGACTCGCTACCTGGGGCATCCTGGCCGAAATTTGGCAGCACACCCACGCGCAGCACCCTTCCGACGAGGATGACATCGTGCGGGTACAGGATGACTTCGGGCGGTAAGCCGGCTTTGTCAGTAAAGCCATCAGGCAGCACTCAGTAGGATCATAAGACCAGTATTGTAGAACGCGACACATAACTTAGTACCGATAATCATTAATTGTCGGTACTAAGTTATTTTTGTTATTTTAGCACTAAAATCTTCTCATTACTCCTTATTTATATAGGTGCATGGAAAATTCGTCTTCACTGCCCGTCGTCGTGCCTACCCGCCACCACTCGTTGGTTGAGCTACCCCCTTCGGTCGCTCGCTACGTCGAGGCTGGCTTGCATGGGGCCGAGAATACCAAACGTGGCTATGCGGCCGACCTGCGCAGCTTCCAGGATTACTGCGAGCATCACCAGGTACCTCACTTACCGGCCGAAGTGACGACGGTGGCGGGCTACGTGTCGCAGATGGCAGACCGCGGCCTGAAGCTGGCGACCATCCGGCGGCACGTGGCGGCTATTGCCAAGCTGCACCAGTTGGCGGGTCAGCCTTCGCCCACCGGCCATGAGGCGTTGCAGGTGGTGCTCGATGGTATTGCCCGCGTCGTGGGCAAGCGGCAGCGGCAGGCGCCGGCCTTCACCGTGGCGGAGCTGAAGCAGGCTATCCGGGCAATGAATGTGACCACGCCGACCGGGCTGCGGGACCGCGCATTGCTGCTATTGGGCTTTGCGGGGGCTTTTCGCCGCTCGGAGCTGGTAGCGCTTAATGTTGAGGACGTGGAGTTGACCCGGCAGGCGTTGGTGATTCACCTGCGCCAGAGCAAGACCAACCAGTATGGCTTGGAGGAAGATAAAGCAGTATTTTACTCTCCTAGTGCGGATTTCTGCCCTGTACGGGCAGTGCAGGAATGGATTGAATACCTTGGTTGGAGTACCGGACCTTTGTTTACGCGCATGAGTCGGGGAAACAAAGACCGCCCCGCTCAACCCAGCAACCATCGGTTAACGGACCAAAGCGTAAATGATCTGGTCCAACGCCATCTTGGAGTAACGTATACTGCTCACTCTCTTCGCGCATCTTTTGTAACGATTGCCGTTGAGGCAGGCCAGTCAAACAAGGCCATCAAGAATCAGACAAAGCAAAAAACGGATGCAATGATTGAGCGGTATGCCCGCCTCGATGACGTGAAACGGTTTAATGCAGCACAACACCTGGGGTTATAGTTTACTGCTGCATTAATCTAAAAGCCTATTGGGTATTTGCCATACTTCATCTGACCTCCGCTTATCGAAGCATGACGGAAACGATATTTTTGTAATACCCCAAACGGGCTCTTAGAAGCTGTTTAAGTTAGCTTGGTGAGTCGTCGGATGTTGGCTAGGTAGAGCCAGGCGTTGGCATGCTGCGTTTTCCGTTCGTAGTCTTTGGCCAAGCGGCGGTTGTTGCCGGCCCAGGCAATGCTGCGCTCCACCACCCAGCGCTTGGTGTGGATAAAAAAACGGCCTTTGTCGGCCACTACGCCCTTGGGTACCTGCGCCAGTACACCCCGGCCCGCCAGGTGCTGGCGAAAGCAGCGGCCAAAGCCGCCGTCCACGAACACGATCTGCAGCCGGTCAAGTAGTTCGTTGTCCAGCGCCAGTGCGTCCCAGAAGCGGGCCGTGCTGGCGCCGTCGTGGCAGTGGGCGGCGACCACGCAGCAGGCGAGCAGGTTGCCCAGCGTATCCACCAGGAAAAAGCGCTTGCGGCCCTTGATGCATTTGCCCGCGTCGTAGCCCACGCAACGCGTACTGGTGGCCGTGTTTTTCACGCTTTGGCTGTCGAGGATGGCCTCGGTGGGCTGGGCATTTTTTTTGCCCGCTCCCGGGCCTCAATCGTCAAACAAGCACTGACCCGTTGCCAGCTGCCATCCGCTGTCCACTTGGTGAAATAGTAGTACACCGTCGGCCAGGGTGGAAAGTCCGCCGGCACGTCGCGCCACACGCAGCCGTTCTTGAGCACGTAGAAAATGCCGTTTACTACCGCTCGCAACGGCCACTTGCTCGTGCGCTGCACCACCAGCAACGGCGCCAGCTTTGCCCACTGACGCTCCGTTAGATCCGAACTGTAACGCTTTTGCTGCATCCCCAAAGCTACTCGCTAACTTAAACAGCTTCTTAGACGCCTTGCATAAGGAGACGCGCCGTTGTCAGCTGGCCTGCGGTGGTTTCCCGCTGCAGTTACCCGATTCTATTTCCTGGTGCTTAAAGGTTTGCAAAGCAGTTGAGCGTATGTACCCACCGGAAGCTGCTCCTGGATGAACTGCTCAGGGAAGAAAGCTGAACCGGCTGAGTGGCACTTTTAACACCGCAACCGTACGTGCAGAACTTGGGAACTGCCAGCATTTATCCTGACCCTGTTTATTGCCGCAACCACTGAAAAAGAACGGAACCACGCTGCCCGGGCAAACAGCTCTGCGGCTCACAAGAGAGACGAAGAAGATGAATCGTTTTCCGTGTTACCCTGGCGGGAATGAATCTGATTCCCCTAGCTTTACTGTGCCGAATAGCAACTCGGTTAATTTTATTGGCTTACTTGCTGTTATGTCTACTTTGCCGCTAAACTTGGTCATCAGGGAAGAGCCCTGTTTCGTTCTATTGTACCCTCTATCATCGAAGTAGCATAGCTGCTGGAAGCTTTAAACGAAAGCATTACCAGCACACTGGCGGCCGCGCTGGCTTACTCCAGCCAAACCAGCCTCCGGGCCTAGTTGCAGTT from Hymenobacter sp. J193 harbors:
- a CDS encoding transposase; protein product: MKNTATSTRCVGYDAGKCIKGRKRFFLVDTLGNLLACCVVAAHCHDGASTARFWDALALDNELLDRLQIVFVDGGFGRCFRQHLAGRGVLAQVPKGVVADKGRFFIHTKRWVVERSIAWAGNNRRLAKDYERKTQHANAWLYLANIRRLTKLT
- a CDS encoding phosphoheptose isomerase, which codes for MQDPLTSKEQLFSQVEQQLSQQGFIIERQDYTRPWGGFFVIDESQAQQFADTYFDGLAADSLRIAGKLSPKILVVAPHQRLSWQYHHRRAEIWRVVQGPVGVVTSPTDEEGPLNSYSVGEQIILSQGERHRLVGLATWGILAEIWQHTHAQHPSDEDDIVRVQDDFGR
- a CDS encoding carboxylesterase/lipase family protein, producing MAGDGSEPRYDGESMARRGIVMVTVNYRLGVFGFLAHPELTQEPGAQGSGNYGLLDQQAALRWVQQNIAAFGGDPARVTIGGESAGSVSVSAQMVAPGSRGLFVRAIGESGSMLSQGRSPEPQPDAERKGAAFGSSLGAASLTALRALPALELLQAAGQPGAPRFGPVLDGSFLPQSPAAVFAAGSQARVPLLVGWNSQEVTYHSLLGTDPPTVASFQRAVQRLYGPQAAEIFRLYPATTDAEAEQAATDLACDRFTVYSTWKWADLHGQTSSQPVYRYIFARPRPALVAELSDVTPGLAGGLLKNTVAPKPALSPARGAVHAAEIEYALGNLATNKAFAWEKADYQVSEQFQAYLVNFIKTGNPNGPRLPAWPAANSPRQGGQVLRLDVRPRAEPEPHRERYLFLDQVNR
- a CDS encoding transposase; amino-acid sequence: MQQKRYSSDLTERQWAKLAPLLVVQRTSKWPLRAVVNGIFYVLKNGCVWRDVPADFPPWPTVYYYFTKWTADGSWQRVSACLTIEARERAKKMPSPPRPSSTAKA
- a CDS encoding tyrosine-type recombinase/integrase: MENSSSLPVVVPTRHHSLVELPPSVARYVEAGLHGAENTKRGYAADLRSFQDYCEHHQVPHLPAEVTTVAGYVSQMADRGLKLATIRRHVAAIAKLHQLAGQPSPTGHEALQVVLDGIARVVGKRQRQAPAFTVAELKQAIRAMNVTTPTGLRDRALLLLGFAGAFRRSELVALNVEDVELTRQALVIHLRQSKTNQYGLEEDKAVFYSPSADFCPVRAVQEWIEYLGWSTGPLFTRMSRGNKDRPAQPSNHRLTDQSVNDLVQRHLGVTYTAHSLRASFVTIAVEAGQSNKAIKNQTKQKTDAMIERYARLDDVKRFNAAQHLGL